In Ciconia boyciana chromosome 12, ASM3463844v1, whole genome shotgun sequence, a genomic segment contains:
- the LOC140658420 gene encoding rho GTPase-activating protein 20-like, giving the protein MKPIVQRRRSTPSAITKALGKSKYHSRETTLSSSHSDNGLRSGVFSSPGSTFVLDERVQLTVGLQTQERHLILFSDVLVIAKSKSSSSLKLKKQVHLSEVWTGTCLSEVTEKKLGPENSFVIGWPTTNYVVTFSSADVKERWLSALLWHINEVKQNEYVKNLTLQIFVLDADNCSSTTAVNVSNVETAESVMKKTLLQLGLPGRTSEHHLWVISGKDDPAYPLIGHEHPFSIALNCLRDSADQQQGTSNNTLLADGTETSFLDQLPKEKQCRFVLKPRLQGPVQLRRESLQKHTKRKKSLIDWALRRSTSTPTGSPPSQSPTTPRKLFGLSLSSVCPDGILPKPIMDMLLLLYHEGPSTRGIFRRSANAKTCKELKEKLNSGDDVQVDGESVFVAAAVITDFLRNIPDSVLSSDMHGLWMEAVDTENRAHKIEAIKSLVNQLPEANLILLRHLFGVLHHIEQNSGVNQMNAFNLALCIAPNMLWLPSPTGPEEESRSTKKVALLVQFLIENSGEIFGGDIASLFQRPDNKKSKNSEESLGIGLAQHDDSSDELEFSACDPEGPKHHLVPETDAIFEPSSSLLLGEDQEDWDLFSEITACYQSKAQKNTSADSYDLLEEEGSFCSIGSIRSLSPARDRCSSEPSVCLSSQLPAQSHEPVARQSSCDATIMHSHTDYIHRLKQLQLESQKLIDEGLSPGINKARQNLWQSPQTSSRVKKLSLQKSSLSNRSSFSSLSSTTTSPSASSLSSLDSAFSYCSESSAISPTDVSSLPFMFGTSARLHAVSPKIARRSLKEWHKSFTSPVPLHPCDLDSFHEYEPKAIESSHCFGERKSFPSVSRAAVGSPLTDIDWEEEESQLSCVGDPGPGLSSQDYSKASEQDPELPAASPASEKSPQISHQQHREKAVKNIEIKSIDACPPSQESLKRTKITFYMAPNKESSWGSPVEEEEERSMANTSSSDSPSSSSEQSLSKNLQTVSVHIPQTVFYGQNTPLVLQSISRRYHHEPVIPSPQAEHKESPQSASTPEELESKPVEMAQAPTQSKGFNTFSHTIRIILPASIRNTVREYFKHDETKSCPAAEAEAVENELLRSKVEWLRSQPLAEVATEERDTVAFAEETFV; this is encoded by the exons ggAAACtaccctttcctcttcccattcAGACAATGGGCTGCGAAGTGGGGTGTTCAGCAGCCCAGGCTCCACCTTCGTCCTGGACGAGAGAGTACAGCTAACCGTGGGCCTGCAGACCCAGGAAAGACATTTGATCTTGTTCAGTGATGTGCTGGTCATCGCCAAGTCCAA ATCCTCCTCCAGCCTGAAGCTGAAAAAGCAGGTGCATCTGAGTGAAGTGTGGACCGGCACCTGTCTCAGCGAAGTGACAGAGAAAAAGCTGGGTCCCGAGAATTCGTTTGTCATCGGCTGGCCTACCACCAACTATGTTGTCACCTTCAG CTCAGCTGACGTGAAGGAACGATGGCTGTCAGCATTACTGTG GCATATCAATGAGgtaaaacagaatgaatatgtGAAGAATCTAACCCTTCAGATCTTTGTGCTGGATGCTGACAACTGTTCTTCT ACTACGGCAGTCAATGTGTCCAATGTGGAAACTGCAGAGAGTGTGATGAAGAAGACCCTTCTACAGCTTGGACTTCCT GGCAGGACAAGTGAACACCACCTCTGGGTGATCTCAGGAAAAGATGACCCTGCTTACCCTCTCATTG GGCACGAGCATCCTTTCAGCATCGCATTGAACTGTCTCCGGGACTCTGCTGACCAGCAACAAGGAACCAGCAATAACACCCTCCTGGCTGATGGGACAGAGACTTCCTTCCTTGATCAgctcccaaaggaaaaacagtgtcGGTTTGTCCTGAAACCCAGGCTCCAAGGTCCAGTGCAGCTGAGGAGAG AGTCACTGCAGAAACACACCAAGAGGAAGAAGTCCTTGATTGACTGGGCCCTGCGCCgcagcaccagcacccccaCAGGCAGCCCTCCTTCACAGTCTCCTACCACCCCACGGAAGCTCTTCGGCCTGTCTCTGTCCTCTGTCTGTCCTGACGGGATCCTTCCCAAGCCAATCATG GATATGCTGCTCCTGCTGTACCATGAAGGTCCCTCTACTAGGGGCATTTTCAGACGTTCTGCCAATGCCAAGACTTGCAAGGAGCTGAAAGAGAAGCTGAACTCTGGAGATGATGTCCAGGTGGATGGAGAGTCAGTCTTTGTGGCTGCAGCTGTCATCACG GATTTTCTCCGAAATATACCTGACAGTGTTCTATCCTCAGACATGCACGGACTGTGGATGGAAGCTGTGGACACAGAAAATCGGGCACATAAGATTGAAGCTATCAAAAG TCTGGTCAACCAGCTCCCAGAGGCCAACCTCATCTTACTCAGACACCTCTTTGGAGTCCTCCATCACATTGAGCAGAATTCCGGCGTGAATCAGATGAATGCCTTTAACCTGGCTCTTTGCATAGCACCCAATATGCTGTGGCTACCAAGTCCCACTGGGCCTGAAGAGGAGAGCAGGTCTACAAAGAAG GTGGCCTTGTTAGTGCAGTTCCTGATTGAAAACTCAGGAGAGATTTTTGGAGGTGACATTGCTTCCTTGTTTCAAAGACCAGACAACAAGAAGTCCAAAAACTCAGAGGAATCTCTGG GCATAGGCTTGGCTCAGCATGACGATTCCTCTGATGAGCTGGAATTTTCTGCTTGTGACCCAGAAGGACCAAAGCACCACCTGGTACCTGAAACAGATGCCATTTTTGAACCATCCAGCAGCTTGTTACTCGGTGAGGATCAGGAAGACTGGGACTTGTTCAGTGAGATCACAGCCTGCTATCAAAGCAAAGCGCAGAAGAACACCAGTGCAGACAGCTACGACCTCCTGGAAGAGGAGGGCTCCTTCTGCTCCATTGGCTCCATACGCTCACTCAGTCCGGCCAGGGACCGGTGCTCATCAGAGCCCAGCGTCTGCCTCAGCTCCCAGCTTCCTGCTCAGAGCCATGAGCCGGTGGCCCGCCAGTCCAGCTGCGATGCCACCATCATGCACAGCCATACAGACTACATCCACAGGCtcaagcagctgcagctggagagccaGAAGTTAATTGATGAAGGCCTAAGCCCCGGGATTAATAAGGCCAGGCAGAACTTGTGGCAGTCGCCTCAGACCAGCTCTAGGGTGAAGAAGCTCAGCCTTCAGAAATCCAGCCTGTCCAACAGGTCCAGCTTCTCTAGTCTGTCCTCTACCACCACCTCCCCGTCTGCCTCCTCACTCAGCTCCTTAGACAGTGCTTTCTCCTACTGCTCAGAGTCATCAGCCATTAGTCCCACAGACGTCTCATCCCTGCCATTCATGTTCGGCACGTCTGCCAGGCTTCATGCTGTGTCCCCCAAGATTGCCAGAAGGTCCCTGAAAGAGTGGCACAAGTCCTTCACGTCTCCTGTGCCTTTACACCCATGTGACCTGGACAGTTTCCATGAGTATGAACCCAAGGCCATAGAGAGCAGTCATTGctttggggagaggaagagtTTTCCATCTGTCAGCAGAGCTGCCGTGGGAAGCCCACTAACTGACATTGactgggaagaagaggagagtcAGCTGAGTTGCGTAGGGGACCCTGGCCCAGGGCTCAGCAGCCAGGATTATAGCAAGGCGTCTGAACAAGACCCTGAgctcccagctgccagcccagccagcgAGAAATCCCCACAGAtcagccaccagcagcacagggagaagGCAGTGAAGAACATAGAAATCAAAAGCATTGATGCCTGCCCTCCAAGCCAGGAAAGCCTGAAGCGCACCAAGATAACTTTTTACATGGCCCCAAATAAAGAAAGCTCTTGGGGGTCTCcagtggaagaggaagaggagagatcCATGGCAAACACCAGCAGCAGTGACtcgcccagcagcagcagtgagcaaAGCCTATCCAAGAACTTGCAGACTGTGAGCGTCCATATCCCCCAGACAGTTTTCTATGGGCAGAATACCCCCCTTGTCCTGCAGTCCATCTCCAGGCGCTACCACCATGAACCAGTGATCCCGTCCCCGCAGGCAGAGCACAAAGAGAGCCCCCAAAGTGCCTCCACTCCTGAGGAGCTGGAGAGCAAGCCAGTGGAAATGGCGCAGGCGCCAACCCAGAGCAAGGGCTTTAACACATTCAGCCACACCATCCGTATCATCCTCCCCGCCTCCATTCGAAATACCGTCAGGGAGTATTTCAAGCACGATGAAACCAAGAGCTGTCCCGCGGCTGAGGCGGAAGCAGTGGAGAACGAACTCCTTCGGAGCAAGGTGGAGTGGCTCAGGAGCCAGCCACTGGCAGAGGTGGCCACAGAGGAGCGTGATACAGTGGCGTTTGCAGAAGAGACGTTTGTCTAG